A window from Nitrospiraceae bacterium encodes these proteins:
- a CDS encoding MerR family transcriptional regulator: MTKKNKNRPLYMISVVSKMLGVHPQTLRTYEREGFISPQRTKRLRLYSEDDVEKLNFIISLTREMGVNKAGVDIILRMRNRLDAMHKEAEEMMQLMDEGLKQDFEKRMRKIFFADVSDEEEEK; this comes from the coding sequence ATGACCAAGAAAAATAAAAACAGACCTCTGTATATGATAAGCGTTGTCTCGAAAATGCTTGGAGTACATCCTCAGACTCTCAGAACTTATGAAAGAGAAGGCTTTATATCGCCTCAACGAACAAAGCGGTTAAGACTTTATTCAGAAGACGATGTTGAAAAACTTAATTTTATAATCAGCCTTACTCGCGAGATGGGAGTAAACAAAGCTGGAGTGGACATAATTCTCAGGATGAGAAACAGGCTGGATGCAATGCATAAAGAAGCCGAAGAGATGATGCAGTTAATGGATGAAGGCTTAAAGCAGGATTTTGAGAAAAGAATGAGGAAAATATTTTTTGCGGATGTGTCTGATGAAGAGGAGGAAAAATGA